The sequence GACTGACAGTCCCGGACGCCGTACGCCGATCATCTGGGCCAGGAATTCCTGCGTTACGTGGAACGGCTTCTCGTCGACGCGTTCGTCGACCTGGAGCAGCCAGCGGGCCGCCCGTTGGTCGAGCCGATGCATCCGATTGCACAGGATCAGCTGCGCCATCGTCACCATCACGACCTGGGCATGCCGCTGCAGCAGTCGCACCAGCGTGCCACCGCGCGGCAGCTCACCCACCAGCACCTCGGATCGCATCCTCACGCCAGTGAGCGGCACCTGGACGATGGTGCGAACCGGCGACTGACCGGTGCCCAGGAAGACGGGGAGGCCCGTCATACCCTCCCGCCCGATCATGGCCGTGTCGACCGACTCGCCACCTTCGTCAAGTGCCACGATGGAGGCGACGCCACTCGTCGGAAAATAGACGAACTCGATCTGCTCGTTGGCCGATTCGAGTTCGGCCGAGCGTTCGAGGCGCACAGGTTCGAGCGCGGTCCGGATGCGATCGAACTCGTCGTCCGCCAGCCCACGCAGCAGGAGGTTGGCTCGAGGGTCGACGGTCGGTGGGTCAGGGTGGGAGTTGTTTCGCATGACGACCCATTGTCTCCCTACCGTATGTCTGAAAGCGTACAGACGACATATGAGACATTGGCATCCTCGAACCCGCGATGAGTGTGTCAGACCGATTGCAGAATTTGTTCCGTGAGATGCCCATGGCCCGTAACTTGTTGCTTCGAACGTTCGGCCGCAGCACCCCGCGGCTCGGTCAGGCCTAGAGCATGGCCAAGCGTCCGGCTGCCGAGGCCGTGATCAGCCTCGACCCAAACGGCCGATACATCAGCGCCAACAAGCCCGCCCTTCAGCTCTTCGGCGTCACGCTTGCCGAGCTGCGCGCCTCGCCGCCGGACCGATTTGCGATCCGGCCCACGAATCAGTCCGAGCGGGCCGCGTTGCGGGCCGAGTGGGAATCGGCCGGCTCACGGCCGCTGGTCGGCACGGCCGGGCTGAAGCGTGCCGACGGGACGACGATTCGGATCTCGTATGCGATCGAGACCGCCCGTCCGGGATTTCGCGCTCGCCTGTGGCAGGTCGACGGATCTCCGGAAGCGCCGCCAACCGTCTTTTCGGTTGGGAGCGTCCTTCGCGAGTGGCGTGCCGCCGAACGAAACCTGGCTGAGCTCGTGCCGGGCACGCCAGAATGGAGGCGGATCCTGGGTGAGATCGAGCTGCTGCGGGACAGGTACCACGAGCTCTTCAAGTCGGTCAAGCCCCAGGCCTGACCGTCAGACCTCCCGAATCAGCCCACCAGCTCCGCGCGGCTGTCACCTTTTGGAGCCGATCCCTCCCTGTATAGGCATAGTGACGACCATCGTGGCTCCCGTCGCGGCTGCTGGCGAGATTGAGGCGGTCTACCGCCAGGACGGCGATCGCCTGTGGCGGGCGCTGTACGCCTTCGCCGGCGACGAGGACGTGGCCTCCGACGCGGTGGCCGAGGCGTTTGCCCAGGCGCTGCGCCGAGGCTCGGAGATCAGAGATGCACGCAGCTGGGTGTGGCGCTCAGCCTTCCGGCTGGCTGCCGGCGACCTGAAGCGCCAGTCCAGCCTCGCCCACGGACCGATCCCCGAGGGCGCCTTTCACGATGCGCACGCCGATGAGCAACTGCTCGTCGCGCTCCAGGGCCTCACCCCGCAGCAGCGCGCCGTGATCGTGCTGCACTACTACGCCGACTGCCCGGTGCGCGAGATCGCGCGCCGCACCGGTATCAATCCGCTTGCCGTGCGCGCTCATCTGAGCCGCGGGCGCAAGCATCTCGGCGTCCTGCTGGGTGACGAGCGATGACCGATCTGCACACCCGTTTCCGCACGCTCGACAGCTTGTCGGCGCCCAACCTCTGGTATGACATCGAGGAGCGAGCCATGGCCATGCAGCCCACCCGTCGGCGCAGTCCCTTCGTCCTGATCGCCGTCATGCTGCTGCTGGTGCTGGCCATCGGCGGAGCAGTGCTGGTCGGGTCAGGCATCGTCAAGCTCCCGGTGAGCGTTGATGCCTCGGCGAGTCCTTCATCGGCACCTTCTTCGTCGGCGCAGGAGTCGATCGCAGCATCCTCGAGTCCGGCCGAGCAGGTCGCGGCATCGTGGACCGCCACGGGGGCGATGCTCGAAGCGCGCACCAGCTACACGGCCACTCCGCTGCTCGATGGCACGGTGCTGGTGGCGGGCGGTGTGGGCGCTGATACCAGCGACTTCTTTGCGAACATCCTGGCCTCCGCCGAGCTGTACGACCCCAGCACCGGGCAATGGACTGCCACCGGGGCGATGCTCGGGGTGCGCACCGGTCACACGGCAACGCTGCTGCCCGATGGCAAGGTGCTGGTGGTGGGCGGGGGAAGCAGCAGCGACGGCGACGGCGGCCCCCTGTCCTCGGCTGAACTGTATGACCCGGCCACCGGGTCGTGGACCGCCACCGGCAGCACGATCGGGGCTGGCCCCGGTCGCACGGCCACCCTCCTGAATAACGGCGAGGTCCTCGTCACGGGTGGATCCCAAGGTAACTTCGAACCGGTGGCCTTCGCCGAGCTGTACGACCCCAGCACCGGGTCCTGGTCGGCGACCGCGGACATGGTCGAGGCTCGCTCCGGCCATACGGCCACGCGGCTGCTCGATGGCAAGGTGCTCGTGACAGGCAGCGGCACCGAACTGGCCCCTGCAGAGCTGTATGACCCCAACACCGGGCAGTGGACTGCCACCGGGAGCATGGGCGGGATCTTCATCGGTCACACGGCCACGCTGCTGTTGGATGGCAAGGTGCTGGTGGCGGGCGGCATGGCCGGCACGGGCGCGCTCGCCTCCGCCGAGCTGTACGACCCCAGCACCGGGCAATGGACTGCTACCGGGGTCATGCTCGAGGCTCGCCTCTTCCACACGGCAACGCCGTTGCCCGGTGGCAAGGTGCTGGTGGCGGGCGGCACCAACAGCGTGATCGACGGAGGAGTGGCCTCCGTATCCGCTGAGCTATTCGACCCCGGCATCGGCTCCTGGACTGCCACCGCGGGGATGCTCGAGGCTCACGGGGGTCCGGCCACGCTGCTGGGCGATGGCACGGTGCTCGTGGCGGGCGGCGCTGGCAGCAGCGGCTACTTGGCCTCGGCCGAGCTCTACGACCCGGGCAGCGGGAACTGATCTGCGCGAACGACCCCGACAGGGGGAACTGATCGGTCGCGCTCGGGACGGGATGGGGGTGGTGGTCCGTGTCTCACAGTATGCGAACCAGCCGACCGGCGTGGTATCCCGCCTCTTGCCGCTCCAGGAGCCCCATGTGGTCGCTTCGAGATCTGGTCGGCTCTAGCGGACTTGACCCGGCGAACCACGTGCCGAACCGTCCTCCCGGTGGCGGTCGCTGCAGCACTCGCAGCTTAGAACGCGACCTCCCACCAGAATGACCATGCCGCTAAGGACGTCAGGGTGAAAGACGGAACCTTCTGATCGCGGCCCGCCACTATGTAAGCACAACACCGTTCCGAGAAGCCCGAATCAGATGGACCGGCGAGATCTCGTTGAGCGCGCCCGACGCGGAGACCATGACGCCTTCGCGCAGCTGACTGCCGCCGATCTCGGCCGTCTCTACGGGGCTGCGCACCTCCTGCTGGGCCAGACGGAGCCGGCGCAGGATGCGGTGCAGGACACGCTGCTCGAAGCATGGCGTGGCCTCCCCAGTTTGCGTGACGCATCCAGATACGACGCCTGGGTGCATCGGCTCCTCGTCCGGAGTTGCTATCGACAGCGCAAATGGAACCATCCCTCGGACTCGGCCTTCGGTCGCGACCGGACAACCGACGGAGCCTTTGACGCAGTGGAGGACCGCGAGCAGCTCGAGCGTGGCTTCCGCCGGCTGCCGGCCGAGCAGCGTGCCGTCCTGGTGATGCGGTTCTACCTGGACCTCTCCCTCGCCGATGTCGCCGCGAGCCTTGGGTTGCCGGAAGGGACCGTCAAGTCACGGATTCATCGAGGCCTGGCGTCGCTGCGCGCCGCCCTGGAGGCTGATGCCCGTCATCCGTACCGCCTGCCGGAGGGATTGATCTGATGACCCGGTCTGTCGACCTTGAGTCCGCGCTGCGCCAGTGGATGGACGCCGAAGCGCCGCAAGCGCCGCCCGACGACCTGCTGACTGCAGTCCTCTCCCGGACCGCCGACACGCGCCAGCGTCCCGCGTGGCTGCCACGCCTCGATCTGCCCCTGATCCCAACCGCGCGGCTCCGGATGGTATGGCTGCTCGCGCTCATCCTGCTCCTCGTCGTGGCAATGGCCGGTGCCCTGGTAGTGGGGTCGCCGCGGATCGTCCCGACGTCGGTCCAGAACGGGCTCATCGCGTTCATCGGCGTGGGAGCCGGCGAGAGCACCTGGTCCGAGGACGGTCGCGGCTCGGACGTCTACCTCGTCGCCCCGGACGGCACCGGCCTGACCCGGCTGACCGAGACGACCGAGGTCGAGTGGGGTCCGGCCTGGTCATCCGACGGCACGCGTCTCGCCTTCATCCGGGAACTGACGGCGGGCGGTCGTCCACCTGAAGGCGTGGACTGCGAAGCCGATCCCGCTGCCTGCGAGCGCGGCACACCCGGCCAGTACGCTGTCGTCGTCACGAGCGCCGCCCCCGGAACCGAGCGCGTCGTGTTCCAGTCGGCTGGTGTGATCAACTCACTCGTCTGGTCACCCGACGGAACGCACCTCTCCTTCGTCAACGAGAACTCGGGCGGACTGCTGGCTCTCGATGTGGCCACGGGCAGCACGCGGCTCGTCGTTCCGGAAAGCTATGACGTGGCGGCCTGGGCGCCGGACGGGACTCGGCTGGTGGCCCAGGGCGTTGCCGACCCGTCGGGTGCCGATCTCTACCTCGTGTTCATCGATGACCGCGAGCCGATCCGCCTCACCCGCGACGAGGGCTACGAGGGGTGGCCGGCCTGGTCGCCGGATGGCGACCGCATCGCCTTCAGCTTCGACCCGGACGGGAGCGCCCGGGCCCATCGTGTCGAGCTCATGGCCGCCGACGGCAGCGGGCGATCGGTCCTGGCGGAGGAGGCCTACGGCCCGGCATGGTCGCCGGACGGCGCCCTCATCGCCTTCGTCAAGACATTCGGTGATCCGACCGGACGTTCGAACGAGGTGTGGGTGATGGCACCCGACGGCAGCGGTCAGCGCAAGCTGGCGGATGAAGGAGGTCGCCTCCGCTGGTCTCCAGACGGTGAACTCGTGTTCTGGGGGACCTGGTCAGTCCGCCCTGACGGGTCGGGGCTGACGAGGCTGCCCACCGGCGGAGTGCCACTCTCCGAGGGCTTGGCCGATGTCGACTGGCAGGCGATCCGGCCGTAGGTCACCACAGGGAGTCCTCTCCCCTGGACCCCCGCCATCGAAGAACCGCTCGCGGCGAGGCCCGCCATCTTTCAACAGCTCGGGCTCCGCTTCCGCAGCGAGCTCGCGCTGCTCCTCAGCGGCATCGAAGACGGCCCGTCGAACGCGCCCAAGGCCCGCCAGCGTTCACGCGCAAATGCTTGACATGCAAGAGGTCACTGGTTCGAGTCCAGTGTCGCCCACCATAACGACCTCTAGCCGCGCCGGGAGTGCCAGCACGAGGCCCCGGCGCTCTGCGTAGTCCGTTCGGGTGCGCCGAAATGACCACTTTTCGGGACGGGTCATCGCTTGTGGGTGACCGGGTGCCAAACCTCGGGTCAGGGTGGCCCGCCCTTTCGGGGCGTCGCCCTAGTGTTTTCCAGATTACCGATCGCCGCGGCTGGATCGGTTTCTGGTG is a genomic window of Chloroflexota bacterium containing:
- a CDS encoding Crp/Fnr family transcriptional regulator encodes the protein MRNNSHPDPPTVDPRANLLLRGLADDEFDRIRTALEPVRLERSAELESANEQIEFVYFPTSGVASIVALDEGGESVDTAMIGREGMTGLPVFLGTGQSPVRTIVQVPLTGVRMRSEVLVGELPRGGTLVRLLQRHAQVVMVTMAQLILCNRMHRLDQRAARWLLQVDERVDEKPFHVTQEFLAQMIGVRRPGLSVVMRQFKDAGLVHYARGQISIASHDGLAEKSCACIQIIATEARRLRELERALDAAN
- a CDS encoding PAS domain-containing protein — translated: MAKRPAAEAVISLDPNGRYISANKPALQLFGVTLAELRASPPDRFAIRPTNQSERAALRAEWESAGSRPLVGTAGLKRADGTTIRISYAIETARPGFRARLWQVDGSPEAPPTVFSVGSVLREWRAAERNLAELVPGTPEWRRILGEIELLRDRYHELFKSVKPQA
- a CDS encoding sigma-70 family RNA polymerase sigma factor, which encodes MAPVAAAGEIEAVYRQDGDRLWRALYAFAGDEDVASDAVAEAFAQALRRGSEIRDARSWVWRSAFRLAAGDLKRQSSLAHGPIPEGAFHDAHADEQLLVALQGLTPQQRAVIVLHYYADCPVREIARRTGINPLAVRAHLSRGRKHLGVLLGDER
- a CDS encoding kelch repeat-containing protein, which translates into the protein MTDLHTRFRTLDSLSAPNLWYDIEERAMAMQPTRRRSPFVLIAVMLLLVLAIGGAVLVGSGIVKLPVSVDASASPSSAPSSSAQESIAASSSPAEQVAASWTATGAMLEARTSYTATPLLDGTVLVAGGVGADTSDFFANILASAELYDPSTGQWTATGAMLGVRTGHTATLLPDGKVLVVGGGSSSDGDGGPLSSAELYDPATGSWTATGSTIGAGPGRTATLLNNGEVLVTGGSQGNFEPVAFAELYDPSTGSWSATADMVEARSGHTATRLLDGKVLVTGSGTELAPAELYDPNTGQWTATGSMGGIFIGHTATLLLDGKVLVAGGMAGTGALASAELYDPSTGQWTATGVMLEARLFHTATPLPGGKVLVAGGTNSVIDGGVASVSAELFDPGIGSWTATAGMLEAHGGPATLLGDGTVLVAGGAGSSGYLASAELYDPGSGN
- a CDS encoding sigma-70 family RNA polymerase sigma factor codes for the protein MDRRDLVERARRGDHDAFAQLTAADLGRLYGAAHLLLGQTEPAQDAVQDTLLEAWRGLPSLRDASRYDAWVHRLLVRSCYRQRKWNHPSDSAFGRDRTTDGAFDAVEDREQLERGFRRLPAEQRAVLVMRFYLDLSLADVAASLGLPEGTVKSRIHRGLASLRAALEADARHPYRLPEGLI